A stretch of Sphingomonas sp. JUb134 DNA encodes these proteins:
- the nuoK gene encoding NADH-quinone oxidoreductase subunit NuoK: MIGLIHYLVVGAILFTLGVLGIFLNRKNLIVLLMAIELILLSVNINFVAFSSYLGDLVGQVFAMFVLTVAAGEAAIGLAILVIYFRGRGSISVDDVNRMKG; this comes from the coding sequence CGGTCTGATCCATTATCTGGTCGTGGGGGCGATCCTGTTCACGCTCGGCGTGCTCGGCATCTTCCTCAACCGGAAGAACCTGATTGTGCTGCTGATGGCGATCGAGCTGATCCTGCTCAGCGTGAACATCAACTTCGTGGCCTTCTCCTCCTACCTGGGCGACCTGGTGGGGCAGGTGTTCGCGATGTTCGTGCTCACCGTGGCCGCCGGCGAAGCCGCCATCGGCCTGGCGATCCTGGTGATCTATTTCCGTGGCCGCGGCTCGATCTCGGTCGACGACGTCAACCGGATGAAGGGGTGA